GCTGCTACTTTTCCTTCTGGGACAATGGTTTTATCAAGGTTTTGCATCGTGTCTTTGGTTGCGATGATTGGAATTGCTTTCGTATCACCATCATCTGTTGGGAAAACATATTTAGGTTCGTTCAAACGGTCTTTATTTAAACAAGTTTGCAAGTCTTTTTCCATTTCTTCTGCGTTTTGATAGCGTAAAAATGGATCTTTAGCCGTTGCTTTAATAATAATATTTTCTAAGCTTTGTGGAATTTCTGGATTTTGTTCTCTTGCGGATGGGATGTCTGCTTGCAGATGCTTAATAGCTATAGAAACTGCTGACTCCCCGTCAAAAGGTACTTTTCCAGTTAATAGTTCGTATAACACAATGCCAAGTGAATAGATATCTGATTTTTGCGTTGCCATTCCGCCACGTGCTTGTTCTGGGGATAAGTAATGCACCGAACCTAGTAAAGAATTCGTTTGTGTAATAGATGTTTCTGAAAGTGCCATTGCAATACCAAAATCTGTAATCTTCACAACACCATCATGATCAATTAAAATATTTTGCGGTTTTAAGTCACGGTGGATAATGTGATGTTGATGGGCGATTGCTACCGCAGAAACGATTTGCAGCATAATATCAACTGCTTTTTCATAACTGATTGGATGATTTTCGTGAATGTACTGTTTTAAATCCATCCCATCTACATGTTCCATTACAATATAGTGTAAATCATTTTCTTCACCAACATCGTACACACTAACAATATTAGGGTGAACGAGACTTGTTGCTGATTGAGCTTCTCGTTGGAACCGACGAATAAGGTTGCTTTCATCTGCCAAATCGATTCGTAAAATTTTCACTGCAACATCTCTATCAAGAATAATATCATGCGCCAAGTACACATTGGCCATTCCGCCGCCACCTATTGCATGTAAAATCTTATATCGATCACTTAATCGCTTACCAATCATCATGAAGCGTCCCTCCCTTTCTGCGTCAGATCTCGTTCGACTAACAGCACAGTAATATTATCTTCTCCCCCATAAGAATTAGCTTTTGTAATAAATACATCTGCTTTTTCCGAAAGAGTTCGTTTGCTTTTTAAAATTTCTTCCATTTCTGTTTCTGGAACCATATTCGTTAAACCGTCGGAACAAAGTAATAACGTATCGCTCGTTTGAAAAGGGACAACAAATGTATCTACTTCCACTTTTCCTTCTACGCCAAGTGCGCGTAAAAGAATATTTTTGCGAGGATGGTTCATAGCATCTTCTTTGCTGATTTCACCTGTTCGAAGGAGTTCATGTACAAGCGAATGATCTTCGGTTAGTTGACGTAAAACGTGATTTTGAAGTAAATAACCACGGCTGTCTCCTACGTTGGCGATAACGACTTGTGACTGCGCCATAATAGCGGCAACAAGTGTTGTTCCCATACCATTTAGATCCATTTCACTTTCCGCATAAAGGGCAATTTCTTTATTGACTTCTTGGATAGTTTTGCGTAACCAAGTTTCAATTTCTTCTGCGGTCAAAAGTGCGGTCGTTTCTTTCCATGCGTCGCTTAGTAAACGAACAGCCATTTCGCTCGCCACGTCTCCTGCGCGGTGACCACCCATGCCGTCTGCAACAATGACAATTGGCTGGTTATCTTTATTTTCAAAAACGCCGCCATTGTCTTCATTATGATGTCTTATTCTGCCTCTATCTGTTCTAAATTCTGCATGCATTTAAAAGCACCTCACTATTTTTCAGGACTTCACTTTTCTAAGGCTAGAAACGAAGAAACCATCGCTTCCAATATCTGTTGGTAAAAGTTGAATAAAATCGTCCTTCTTGATTTGCGCCAATTTTTCGGGAAGTACTACTGGTTCAAGTGCGAATTCTGGATGTTTTTCTAGGAAAGCACGAAGAACCGTTTCATTTTCTTCCTTGTCAATGGTACAAGTACTATAAACTAATATACCATTTTCTTTTACTAATTGGCTAACGTCATCTAAAATGGCTAATTGAATTTCTGCTAATTTGTGGATATCTTTTTCTGTTTTTGCGTATTTAATGTCTGGTTTTCTGCGAAGAACGCCAAAGCCAGAGCATGGAGCATCCACTAAAATACGGTCAAATGTTTCTGGTTCAAACATAGTACTTGCGGTTCTTGCGTCTAAATGCGCCGTACGAATATTAAGTAGTTGCAATCGTTTGGCGGCTTGATCAATTAGCTTGGTTTTCTTTTCGTGGATATCAAGTGCATGAACCATTCCCGTGCCGTGCATTTTTTCCGCGATATGGGTTGTTTTCCCACCCGGTGCCGCACAAGCATCTAATACGGTCAAATTATCTTCTAGTTGAAGCGCATAGGCTGCGAGCATTGAGCTTTCGTCTTGAATGCTACATTTACCGTCTTTGTATGCTTTTGTTTCTGCTACAGATCCTTTTTCAACAAGTAACGCTTCCTCGATAAATTCATTACGTGTCACGGTGATTCCTTGGTCATTTAGTTCTTTGATTAATTGTTCAGTAGGAATTTCCGTTTGGTTGACACGAATGCTTTGGTGAGGTGCGACAAGAAATGCTAAACCGATTTCACGCAGTTTTTTGATACCATATTGATCTGCCCACCTTTTTGCTAACCATTCTGGCAGACTTGTTTCAACAGCGATTTTTTGCACAGGGTCTTTGATGGCATCAATACTTGGTACGCCTTTTCGGATAACATTACGCAACACACCGTTGACGAACTTAGTTACACCTTGGTGTCCTAAATCTTTCGCGATGTCACCAGCTTCATTTAAAATCGCATGCTCAGGAACTTTATCTAAAAAGGTTAATTGATACACGGACATTCTTAGTAAGTTTTTCACCCAATTGTCGGGTTCTTTATTTAGAAACGGCGCTAAGTAATAATCAAGTGTAATTTTACGTTGTGTTGTACCGTATACTAACTCAGTCAAAAGGCCTTTATCAAGCGGGTTTAGCTTTTGTTTTTTTAAGGCGTCATTAATTAATAAATGGCTGTATGATTGATTATTTTCAATTTTAATAATGAGTTCTAGCGCAATCGCACGAACTGTTTTTTGTTTTTTCATTTATTCACCAAACCTTGTCGTCTTACTTAAATTTCTACCAGCTCCGGACATGAATGAGTGAATATCCATCTTCGGTTTTCCTGCTGGTTGGATCACTGTTGGTACGATGAGCGTGCCGTCGCCTGTTACGATTTTAAGCGTTGTTTTATCTGCTAAAATGGCACCTGGTTCGCCGCTCTCTTTTGTCTCTTCATAAGTTGCTTCCCAGATTTTAAATGGTTTTTCTTCCAGTGTTGTATAAGCCACTGGCCAAGGAGACAATCCTCGAATTTGATTAAAGATAGTACGTCCTGGTTTTGTCCAGTCGATTTTTTCTTGTTCTCTTGAAATATTGCGCGCAAAGGTTACTTTTTCAGGATCTTGTGGGATTGCCGTTATTTTTCCAGCTAAAAAGTCGGGTAATGTGTCCATCAATAATTCTGCGCCTAGTTTGCTTAATTTATCAAACATGGTGCCAGTATTATCTTCATCTGTGATGGGGATTTTACGCTGACTAATCATATCACCAGCATCCAATTTCTCTACCATATACATAATCGTGACACCTGTCTCCGTTTTCCCATCAAGGAGTGCATAGTGGACAGGAGCGCCGCCGCGGTATTCTGGTAAAAGAGACGCGTGCACATTAATCGCGCCATGCTTCGGTGATTCAAGTAAACTATTTGGCAAAATTTGTCCGTAAGCTGCTGTTACAAGCAAATCAGCCTCGAGAGCAATCAGTTCTTCCAGTTCGCTAGATGTCCGCAATTTTTCTGGTTGATAAACTGGAATAGCTAGTTCTAAAGCAGCCTTTTTTACTGGCGGTGGTGTTAAAACTCGTTTGCGCCCAACTGGTCGGTCCGGCTGTGTCACAACTGCAACTACGTCATACGTGCTAGCTAATTGCGTTAAAACGGGAACGGAAAATTCTGGTGTGCCCATAAAGATAATTTTAGTCATTGGTTTGCTCCTTTTACATTAGTACGTAAGGCTGTACGTCAATAGTTATTGTTAGACCTTTTTGTTGGTCTTTTTGATAATGCGTAATTAGTGTTTTTAGTTCTTTTTTTAAGTTTGGTTCGATTTTATATTTAATAATGCACTGGTAGCGATATTTGTTTTTAATTCTTGTGATGGTACTAGGAACTGGGCCTAGAATAACAGCATCTGGACCGAGCTTTCCTCGTAAAAACTGAGCCATTTCTTGAATGGTTCGAATAGC
The sequence above is drawn from the Listeria monocytogenes genome and encodes:
- the rsmB gene encoding 16S rRNA (cytosine(967)-C(5))-methyltransferase RsmB; this translates as MKKQKTVRAIALELIIKIENNQSYSHLLINDALKKQKLNPLDKGLLTELVYGTTQRKITLDYYLAPFLNKEPDNWVKNLLRMSVYQLTFLDKVPEHAILNEAGDIAKDLGHQGVTKFVNGVLRNVIRKGVPSIDAIKDPVQKIAVETSLPEWLAKRWADQYGIKKLREIGLAFLVAPHQSIRVNQTEIPTEQLIKELNDQGITVTRNEFIEEALLVEKGSVAETKAYKDGKCSIQDESSMLAAYALQLEDNLTVLDACAAPGGKTTHIAEKMHGTGMVHALDIHEKKTKLIDQAAKRLQLLNIRTAHLDARTASTMFEPETFDRILVDAPCSGFGVLRRKPDIKYAKTEKDIHKLAEIQLAILDDVSQLVKENGILVYSTCTIDKEENETVLRAFLEKHPEFALEPVVLPEKLAQIKKDDFIQLLPTDIGSDGFFVSSLRKVKS
- the fmt gene encoding methionyl-tRNA formyltransferase; translation: MTKIIFMGTPEFSVPVLTQLASTYDVVAVVTQPDRPVGRKRVLTPPPVKKAALELAIPVYQPEKLRTSSELEELIALEADLLVTAAYGQILPNSLLESPKHGAINVHASLLPEYRGGAPVHYALLDGKTETGVTIMYMVEKLDAGDMISQRKIPITDEDNTGTMFDKLSKLGAELLMDTLPDFLAGKITAIPQDPEKVTFARNISREQEKIDWTKPGRTIFNQIRGLSPWPVAYTTLEEKPFKIWEATYEETKESGEPGAILADKTTLKIVTGDGTLIVPTVIQPAGKPKMDIHSFMSGAGRNLSKTTRFGE
- a CDS encoding Stp1/IreP family PP2C-type Ser/Thr phosphatase — protein: MHAEFRTDRGRIRHHNEDNGGVFENKDNQPIVIVADGMGGHRAGDVASEMAVRLLSDAWKETTALLTAEEIETWLRKTIQEVNKEIALYAESEMDLNGMGTTLVAAIMAQSQVVIANVGDSRGYLLQNHVLRQLTEDHSLVHELLRTGEISKEDAMNHPRKNILLRALGVEGKVEVDTFVVPFQTSDTLLLCSDGLTNMVPETEMEEILKSKRTLSEKADVFITKANSYGGEDNITVLLVERDLTQKGRDAS